In a genomic window of Trachemys scripta elegans isolate TJP31775 chromosome 12, CAS_Tse_1.0, whole genome shotgun sequence:
- the LOC117885423 gene encoding olfactory receptor 5V1-like, which translates to MERRNQTALKEFIILGFSSLQEVRLLLFSGFLITYLFTLLGNTFIIILALVDQRLHTPMYFFIGNLSFLDICYTTTTIPQLLIHLLSERSNISYMGCVLQLFFFFSFVGTECLLLAVMAFDRYVAICNPLHYTLIINKSTCLQLSAASWVSGFLNSAIHTVFAFKLPFCGENRIDYFFCDIPPLLELSCGDTNLNKLLIICIGLFIAWTPFACILLSYTYIISTILKMPSSQRKRKAYSTCSSHLTVVLLYYGSCIFTYLRPSSSYSLGSTRLISLLYSILTPMLNPIIYTLRNKDVKEALKNLILRM; encoded by the coding sequence ATGGAAAGGAGAAATCAAACTGCATTGAAGGAGttcatcattctgggattttCTAGCCTCCAGGAGGTGCGGCTCCTACTGTTCAGTGGATTTTTGATCACATATCTCTTCACCCTACTTGGGAACACCTTCATCATCATCCTTGCCTTGGTGGACCAGCGACTCCACACTCCCATGTATTTCTTCATTGGGAACCTGTCCTTTCTGGACATCTGTTATACCACCACTACTATTCCTCAGCTACTGATCCATCTCCTCTCAGAGAGGAGCAACATCTCCTACATGGGCTGTGTTCTGcaacttttcttctttttctccttcGTGGGCACAGAATGCCTCCTCCTTGCAGTGATGGCCTTTGACCGCTATGTTGCCATTTGCAATCCACTGCATTACACTCTGATCATCAACAAAAGCACTTGCCTCCAATTGTCAGCTGCTTCCTGGGTAAGTGGCTTCCTTAACTCTGCAATACACACAGTCTTTGCCTTCAAGTTACCCTTCTGTGGGGAAAACCGTATTGATTATTTCTTCTGTGATATCCCACCGCTGCTTGAGCTGTCATGTGGGGACACCAACCTCAACAAACTCCTGATCATATGCATTGGTCTGTTTATAGCCTGGACACCCTTTGCCTGCATCCTTCTATCATACACTTACATCATCTCGACCATACTGAAAATGCCTTCTTCCCAGAGAAAGAGGAAGGCATACTCCACGTGTTCATCCCATCTGACTGTCGTCCTTCTGTACTATGGCAGTTGTATCTTCACTTACCTGAGACCCAGTTCAAGTTACTCATTGGGTAGCACCAGACTGATCTCACTATTATATAGCATCTTAACACCAatgttaaaccccatcatttaTACCCTGCGAAACAAGGATGTGaaagaagctttgaaaaattTGATTCTTAGGATGTGA